The Deinococcus malanensis DNA segment TCTCCACAGCCAACGGCGCGCCGACCCAGGCTCCGCTGGGCTGCATCATGGACTGGGACGCGGTCAGCTACACCAGCACCGAACCGCACTGCCTGCGCCGCATCGACACCGACAGGCACTACCCCGAGGATCTGCGGGGACAGGTGCACGCCGACGGCATGATCTGGTCACGCGCCCTGTGGGATATCTGGAATGCCCTGGGTGCTCGCACTGCTGACCGCATCGTCATCAACGCGCAGTTCGGTTTCGCGCCTGACACCAGCTTTGTTGCCGCCGCCGAGCAGACGGTCAGGACGGCCCGGGCCATGTACGACGAGCAGACAGCGGCCACGGTAAAGAAAGCCTTTGTCGACCGCGGCATCCTGCAGTAACACCGCCTGCGCTGACATGAGCAGTTTCCAGCAGCTGGCGCTGAAGCTTGGCACCGAGTTGCTGGGCGTCCGGCCTCTGGCCGGCGGGGTGTCTGCCCGGGTCACCGCCCTGGATGTCCGTCTGGGTGGGCCCTGCCGCCGGCTGGTGGTCCGGGAGTATGGGCGTCAGGATCTGATCCGCGCTCCTGACCTCGCAGCGCGGGAGTTCCACCTGCTGGAGGTTCTTTACCGCGCCGGGCTTCCCGTTCCCTCCCCCGTGCATCATCAGCCGGGCAGGCTGGTCACCACCTTCCTGGAGGGCGAAAATGGGACCACTACCGCTGCGGACCTCAGGCACCTCGCCGGGTTCCTGACCCGGTTGCACGCCCTGGACCCGGCAGGGGTGGAGTTACCGCTGTTGCCTGGGCCCGGCCCGGCACCTGTTATGCCAGACGAATCCCTGTCCGGGAGCCGGATCCGCCGTGCCCTGCATGATCTGGATCCGGGTGAGTGCGGCCGCCTGTCGGTGCTGCACGGTGACCTCTGGCCGGGGAATACGCTGTGGCAGGCTGGACACCTCTCGGCGGTTCTGGGCTGGGAAGACGCTGCTCTGGGCGACCCGCTGGCCGATGTGGGCAACACCCGCCTGGAACTGCTGTTTTCACAGGGCAAAGGGGCTATGCACGCCTTCACGCAAGAGTACGCACGTCACCGCGATCTTAACCTGGATCGGCTGCGTTTCTGGGACCTGAGGGCGGCGCTGCGGCCCTGTGGCCGGCTGACCAGCTGGGGGCTGGAGCCCACCGTGCAGGCGCAATGGGAGCGTCGTCACGCCTGGTTTGTCCGCCAGGCTGGAGCCTGAACTGCTGCCAGCGCTAGACAGAGGCTGGTCAATCGGGTGGGGCCAGCTGGACTGCGGCTCCGGCCGCAGGTATCCGGGCTGAGCCACACTTCTTTAGCAGGCTGCTGTTTGCCCCGATTGACCGCCCGCAAAGGTGAAAAGTGGCCCTGC contains these protein-coding regions:
- a CDS encoding phosphotransferase family protein — protein: MSSFQQLALKLGTELLGVRPLAGGVSARVTALDVRLGGPCRRLVVREYGRQDLIRAPDLAAREFHLLEVLYRAGLPVPSPVHHQPGRLVTTFLEGENGTTTAADLRHLAGFLTRLHALDPAGVELPLLPGPGPAPVMPDESLSGSRIRRALHDLDPGECGRLSVLHGDLWPGNTLWQAGHLSAVLGWEDAALGDPLADVGNTRLELLFSQGKGAMHAFTQEYARHRDLNLDRLRFWDLRAALRPCGRLTSWGLEPTVQAQWERRHAWFVRQAGA